A single window of Treponema denticola ATCC 35405 DNA harbors:
- a CDS encoding formylglycine-generating enzyme family protein, with protein MIKLNLNKSSAASSGRLCALKRAAALIIAALVALIIAALVAPIALFGMTGCPNNAGGGGSPPNVGSVEDTGDGFIKITPPANGIVGVAPNYALPGSEAWWKGVFIKDRKVKLSPYKLGKTEVTYKLWKEVYDWATGHGYTFANPGVKGKDGSGTDDEPVTTISWRDCIVWCNAYTQMKAEGKADTECVYRKKDDHTVVLKDATATADCDAAYAEMGKKGFRLPTEAEWEYAARRQGSDTTNAVQYSDVYLTKLNSASGAKADWNDAAETGAVAWYSGNSGGKTHPVGERRANALGLHDMSGNVWEWCFDWYDDIEANTVTDPQGGASGSYRVLRGGSWYFYAHYCTVGVRGYYSPDYWSFYLGFRLACRP; from the coding sequence ATGATAAAATTAAATTTGAACAAGAGCTCAGCCGCTTCAAGCGGCAGGCTCTGTGCACTGAAAAGAGCCGCGGCGCTCATCATAGCCGCGTTGGTGGCGCTCATCATAGCCGCGTTGGTGGCGCCTATAGCGCTATTTGGAATGACCGGCTGCCCGAATAATGCGGGCGGAGGCGGTTCGCCGCCCAATGTAGGTTCTGTTGAAGACACAGGCGACGGCTTTATAAAAATAACCCCTCCTGCAAACGGCATTGTAGGCGTTGCCCCTAACTACGCCTTACCCGGAAGTGAAGCTTGGTGGAAAGGCGTATTTATTAAAGACCGTAAGGTAAAATTAAGCCCCTACAAGCTCGGCAAAACAGAGGTAACCTATAAACTGTGGAAAGAAGTTTACGACTGGGCGACTGGTCATGGATATACATTTGCCAATCCGGGAGTAAAAGGTAAAGACGGAAGCGGAACTGACGATGAGCCTGTAACGACTATAAGCTGGAGGGACTGCATTGTGTGGTGTAATGCGTATACTCAAATGAAGGCTGAAGGTAAAGCCGATACCGAATGCGTATACCGCAAAAAGGACGATCATACGGTTGTATTAAAAGACGCGACGGCAACAGCTGATTGTGATGCAGCGTATGCTGAGATGGGTAAAAAAGGCTTTAGACTTCCGACAGAAGCCGAGTGGGAATATGCGGCTCGCCGGCAGGGAAGCGATACAACAAATGCGGTGCAATACAGCGATGTGTACCTTACCAAATTAAACAGTGCAAGCGGAGCGAAAGCTGACTGGAATGATGCTGCGGAAACAGGAGCGGTTGCATGGTATAGTGGTAATTCAGGAGGAAAAACTCATCCGGTCGGAGAAAGGAGAGCGAATGCACTCGGTTTACACGATATGAGCGGTAATGTCTGGGAATGGTGTTTTGATTGGTACGACGATATAGAGGCTAACACAGTTACCGATCCTCAGGGTGGTGCGTCGGGTTCTTACCGCGTCCTACGCGGCGGCAGTTGGTACTTCTACGCGCACTACTGCACTGTAGGCGTACGGGGCTACTACAGTCCTGACTACTGGAGCTTCTATCTTGGCTTCCGCTTGGCTTGCCGGCCTTGA
- the fusA gene encoding elongation factor G, which yields MGFTTDKIRTIAVAGHGQSGKTSLVEHLLYVSGLIAKAESVDSGKTVTDYSQEEIDRKISIYSTLVNLQKDDKLINIWDTPGASDFIGEVIAAFRSSEAALIVLDGRSGVQIETIKYWRDLDRRNKPRLVFANKMDEARADFDNCIADVKKQFQVDVFPVSFPMGTGDNFKGVVDVLHGKAYKIEDGKEVETEIPAEYQDKYKDALEVLAGAAAEGDEELLVKFIDEGELSPEEISRGLTLAMADNRIVPLFAGSAINNSGLNSLLRFISEILPSPEGALERGVTKEGEEISVKLDSSAPLSAIVVKTSNDQFSGRLSYVKVITGTLSADSEVYNLREEKKERVGKIYKTLGKKLTEVKEIAAGDIGVLVKLTSTKTNDTLAASADVIPFVRLRTPEPIYSLAVSAIDKKNDDKVSEQLFKACEEDMTLSFAFNAETKQNVLSGMGDLHTSIVLDKVKNQSKIEIQTSIPRIAYRETIQRKSQAEYTHKKQSGGHGQFGRVVLAIEPLPRGEKYKFTNAVFGGAISKGYIPGVEKGVIEAMEKGVSAGYPVVDVAVTVLDGKEHPVDSSEMAFKIAARNAFKDAMRNAGPILLEPIMNLTVFVETSYLGDIMSDLSSRRGRILGQSSPASGIEEIRAQVPHKELLRYAIDLRSMTSGTGSFEMSFDHYDPISGKIADEIIAEAKAFMEEQEE from the coding sequence TTATCGCTAAGGCAGAATCGGTAGACTCGGGAAAAACCGTGACGGACTACAGTCAGGAAGAAATCGATCGAAAAATATCTATTTACTCAACCTTAGTTAATTTACAAAAAGACGATAAGCTCATAAATATTTGGGACACTCCCGGAGCTTCTGATTTTATCGGTGAGGTAATAGCTGCTTTCCGCTCATCCGAAGCAGCCCTCATAGTTTTGGACGGAAGATCGGGCGTACAAATTGAAACAATCAAGTACTGGCGCGACCTTGACAGAAGAAACAAGCCCCGCCTTGTTTTTGCAAACAAGATGGACGAAGCCAGAGCCGACTTCGATAACTGTATAGCCGATGTTAAAAAGCAGTTTCAGGTAGATGTCTTCCCTGTAAGCTTTCCCATGGGAACAGGAGATAATTTTAAGGGTGTTGTAGACGTTCTTCACGGCAAGGCCTATAAAATCGAAGACGGAAAAGAAGTAGAAACGGAAATCCCTGCCGAATATCAGGATAAATACAAGGATGCTCTGGAAGTTTTGGCCGGAGCTGCCGCCGAAGGCGATGAAGAACTACTCGTAAAATTTATAGATGAAGGAGAGCTTTCTCCTGAAGAAATAAGCCGAGGTCTTACCCTCGCCATGGCCGATAATAGAATTGTTCCTCTTTTTGCAGGCTCTGCAATAAATAATTCAGGCCTTAATTCTCTTTTACGCTTTATAAGCGAAATTCTTCCCTCACCTGAAGGAGCCCTGGAAAGAGGAGTTACAAAGGAAGGAGAAGAAATCTCAGTTAAACTGGACTCTTCAGCTCCTCTTTCGGCCATTGTAGTAAAAACCTCCAACGACCAATTTTCAGGCAGACTTTCCTATGTGAAAGTTATTACGGGAACTCTCTCAGCCGATTCCGAGGTCTACAATCTTAGAGAAGAAAAAAAGGAAAGGGTCGGTAAAATTTATAAGACATTGGGTAAAAAACTTACGGAAGTAAAAGAAATTGCAGCAGGCGATATAGGCGTTTTGGTAAAGCTTACAAGCACAAAGACAAACGATACCTTAGCCGCATCAGCCGATGTAATACCCTTTGTAAGACTCAGAACTCCCGAGCCCATCTATTCGTTGGCGGTTTCCGCAATCGACAAAAAGAATGACGATAAGGTCAGCGAGCAGCTGTTTAAGGCCTGCGAAGAAGACATGACCCTCTCCTTTGCTTTCAATGCCGAAACAAAGCAAAATGTTCTATCGGGTATGGGCGATTTACATACGAGCATAGTTTTGGATAAGGTTAAAAATCAGTCCAAGATAGAAATTCAAACATCCATTCCCCGAATTGCCTATAGAGAAACGATTCAGCGCAAATCCCAAGCCGAATACACGCATAAAAAGCAGTCGGGCGGCCACGGACAATTCGGCAGGGTTGTTTTGGCAATCGAACCCCTCCCCAGAGGCGAAAAATACAAATTTACCAATGCGGTTTTCGGAGGAGCTATCTCCAAGGGCTACATACCCGGCGTTGAAAAGGGCGTTATTGAGGCTATGGAAAAAGGCGTTTCTGCAGGCTACCCCGTAGTAGATGTTGCCGTAACCGTTCTCGACGGTAAAGAACACCCCGTAGACTCATCGGAAATGGCCTTTAAGATTGCAGCTCGAAATGCCTTTAAGGATGCAATGCGAAATGCAGGCCCGATCCTTCTTGAGCCCATTATGAATCTGACCGTATTTGTCGAAACCTCATATCTCGGAGATATAATGAGCGACCTTTCTTCACGCCGAGGCAGAATCCTAGGCCAGTCCTCTCCCGCCAGCGGCATTGAAGAAATCAGGGCACAGGTTCCCCACAAGGAGCTTTTGCGCTATGCAATAGACCTCCGCTCGATGACAAGCGGTACGGGTTCTTTTGAAATGTCCTTTGACCACTATGATCCGATTTCAGGTAAGATTGCCGATGAGATAATAGCTGAGGCCAAGGCCTTTATGGAAGAACAAGAAGAATAG